GATGTGttcaactaatttttattaaatttagattttataaaattgtaataattatttttattaaaatttataattttacaaaattttaataaaaataaattaattaatttattcaaaaattatattttggattgaatttaatcaatccgtggattggattggattggattgacaacttctctctctcactctctcacaCGTGTGTGTATATGTTCCCTGTTTCTCAGCttattgttttacttttattaactTCTTAACCgcctctttttatttatttaatttttcacatatgttaaaaaaaggGGTATGGTCAAAGGTGGATAGTcaactttttgttatttttattttttttattaataaaacagTCAAACTTTGTGCTTATAAATTTCTCGCATTTCCCATGAAAGTGTTCATCACTAGCACTGTCTTGCAATTGAATTATTGTTTAGATTTATTGCATATACACTCCAACAAGATttgttgaaattcaaaaaatatctCATCTTTTTGCAATCACTTAGCTCGATtgcataaatatatacatatatacatatatatatgaaaataaaattagcttCCGTCACTTACACATCAAGTGTTGTCAGTGTTCATGCTTGTAAAATCTTGTTCTCACCAAGTGTTGCCGCAAGAGGCAAAAATGGGCAATCAAGATTAAATAGAATTATTGCTTCTAATATCTCTGCTAAACCGCCGCAAGTGAATCAACGGCGGTCGGCTAATTACCATCCTAGCATCTGGAGTCCTGAACTCATAGAGTCATTTACCACCGATTATAAAGTAAGTAACTAGAATTAATGcatttattaatattcattTGCTTAACAAGCTATCTTATTTACATTGTTTCCAACATCAATTTAGCTTATGTTTGTACGTATCTACCAGTATGATTTGTATGCCGGCCGATTGGAGAAGTTAAAGCAAGAGGTTAAGAAGTTATTTTCATCCACCAAAGGATCTTACGACAGATTAAAGCTAATTGACTCATTGCAGAGGTTGGGAGTGGCTTATCATTTTGAACAAGAGATTGAAGAGGCTATAAATTTACTCACAAAAGATGTTAGTACACTCAAGGATCTCAATGAAACAGCATTGTCTTTTCGGCTTCTACGGGAACATGGCCATTCAATTAGCACAGGTTGGTTAACatatatacaaaatctttccttattttttatatttgtgatTCTTATTTTTGTGGATCATGCATGGTATAAATTAAGCAGATGTGTTCGACAAATTCAGAAACGCGGATGGGAAGTTCAGTGAGAGTTTAGAAGGGGATATAACAGGCCTTTTGAGTTTATATGAAGCTTCATTCCTCGGATCAGTTCAAGAAGATGTTTTAGAGGAAGCCAAGAGCTTCAGCACTAAACACCTAAATGATTACTTATCAGGGAAGTTGGAGACTAATTTTCTTACTGAAAAATTACAGCAATCACTTGATATCCCACTGTATTGGAGAATGCAAAGAAATGAGGCTCAAAATTTCATCGATTTATACCCAACAGATGATCCAAAAAATTTGGCGTTGTTGCTGGAGCTAGCCAAGTTGGATTTCAATTTAGTACAATCCATACACCAGAAAGAACTTAAGGAGTTGGCAAGGTCGGTCAGCTTGCATCTATAAAACTGCTTTCGTGAAgatgcgtgtgtgtgtgtgtctatatatatatatatatatatatatatatataaatgtatgTATTtccaattattaaatttaatgtaatcgTTATTTAATTTGTGTAGGTGGTGGAGAGAATTGGGTTTCAAAGAGACATTATCATTCTCAAGAGACAGATTGATGGAGAACTATTTGTGGGCAATGGGCATTGTTTTTGAGCCCCAGTTTAATAAATGCAGGATTGAACTCACCAAATTTGTATGCATCTTAACGGCCATTGATGACATGTATGATATATATGGATCATTAAATGAGCTTGAACTGTTCACAGATGCAGTAAAAAGGTGCAATAATTAACATATTTGGAGATTGGATTATTAAGCACACACCTTTTAGCTAATAATATTTCCTACATTTATATGGCTGACCCTTTTTTTTCAGGTGGAATATTGGGGCCATGGAGAAACTGCCATATTATATGCAGATTTGCTATTTGGCTATGTTCAACTTTGGAAATGACTTGGCATATGATGTTCTCAAAAATCATGGCCTGAATTTGCTGTCTTACATTAAGAATGAGGTCGCTAATAATATGCTAggacattttgaatttttcattctttaagGCTCCCTGTTACTAAACGAGTTTGGTTGCTATTTTGGACTTTAATCATACAATGAATTTCTTTAACgtctattaatttaatgatgatTGATGCATAtcttatgattattttattgcagTGGGCAAACCTTTGTGGATCGTATTTGGTAGAAGCAAGATGGTTTAGTGGAGGGCACAAGCCAACTTTGAACGAGTATTTAGAAAATGCCTGGACTTCTGTGGCAGGCCCTGCAGCCATCGTCCATGCGTGTCTGCTACCACCcaaagaatgcaaattaactAAACATTCACTAATTAATTGCCTCAAAGATGGCTATGAGGTTATCTATTGGTCATCACAAATTACTCGACTTAGCAATGATTTGGGAACTTCCAAGGTGACTACTCTGATCcgatacatacatacatacatacatacatacatacatacatacacacacacacacacacacacatatatatatatatatgcatgtatgtatattttgaaaaaaagaaatatgcttaattaaataatatagttATTGTTGTCTTCATCTATAAATGTATAGGTTGAGATTAAGAGAGGGGATGTGGTAAAATCTGTTCAGTGCTGCATGAATGAAAAAGGCATATCCACGGAAGAAGCAAGAGACCGCATACAAGGTTTATTAAACTATTCGTGGAAGAAGCTGAATGAGAATAGAATCGCTAAAAGTAATTGCCTCCCAAATACATTGATGAAAATGTGCTTAAACATGGCAAGAACTGCACAATGCATTTATCAGCATGGAGATGGCATTGGATCATCAAATGGGGTCACTAAAGATCGTTTAGTCTCTTTGATCCTTAAGCCTATCCCTATCGAACAATAATTAAGAATCCTTATTATCGTGTATGTTTTTACTTGGCATTATTTCCAAATAAAGCGCTTGTCATGTAGTtcgattatatatatatatataattagcaCACTCGCTACCcattctattatttttcctttcgtTCAGCTTCTTAAAACATTGTTGACCTCATATTTCTTTAAGAAATCAACATTCATACAACCCAAATATGAATCACATATTTTGTCGTATGAAATGAAAACATTAATGCTAGAGAAAGGAGTAGATGTGCAATCTTTTGAATCTTTATTAAAAGTGGCAAGTATCGTAGAAAATAAGCAGGAAAACcataaagatttaaataagcATAATGATCTAGGAAGCCACGTTCATGAAAGTCATGAATTAGAAAGCCGAGAAGTTGAAATTTTAGATGACGAAGAGGTGCACATGTACTTACAAGATATTATGAGTGTAGAAAACGAAGTTGAGTGCTTATAGTCTAATAAATGGCCCCAAGAGTTTAAAAACAAAGTAGGAGAGCtagaaaaattagagataatAGGTAATAATCTAGTTAGAAAAGATAATAATGAAGTatataagatatttttatgaatatgctaattatttttgtaaatattgtaGTGACATAGGAAGTCTTGGAAGCATAATAAATGGTAAATAGAAGAGTAGAAAACTTTATTGTAGACTGATTAATCAATTTAGGACAACACCTAGCAGTCAACTTAGGAAGCTTAGAGAACTCATCCTGGGGCTTGGAGAGTTTCTTGAAACTAGTCAATCAacacttgaagaagaagaaatctaGACTATGTTAAAGAATTGTTTGAAAGGAATAAAGATCTGTTGCAAAAAGGTGTAGGCAATTAAAAACCTAAAATgaacaacttaattaattttcggAAATACTGTTTAACATTACTGTTCACGATTACTATTCAtctgcataaaaaatattaattttctaaacatgcaataaattgcaaaaaataaatgacacggagatttttacgtggttcggatTAATCATTTCTACATCCACGAGACCATGCCCAAATGAAAAGCAATTCACTAAGTTGAGATGTTAGAACCTATGGATTTACCAAAATTAGATGAAATCTCttacaactaaaattttatttctaaaaaactGTGTAATGAACAGCACCAATCAATAGTTCAAAACATAATATCACAATCTTAATTCTCACACAggtcattaaatattatatcgCATACCAAAATTTATTAGTGAATAATCAacaaagattattttaatttcctcaAACCATGTACCAAAGAGCACAAAAATAGCGCAATGGAACATACATACCTTGTTACTTACAAGAACACCAACATGAACTCACTAAATTTGTTTGTATCTTAATGGCCAATGATGACATGTATGATACATATGGATCATTAGATGAGGTTGAACTCTTCACAGATGCAGTAAAAAGGTGTAGCAATTAACATATTCGGGGATTAGATTATTAAGCAcaatactttttattaataatatttcttgcTTTTATATGGCtgaccatttttttctttttttcttttttaggtGGGATACTGGGGCCATGGTGAAACTACCATGTTATATGCAGATTTGCTATTTGGCTATGTTCAACTTTGGAAATGACTTGGCATATTATGATCtcaaaattcatggcctgaaTTTGCTGTCCAACATTAAGAATGAGGTCGCTAATAATGTGCtaggatattttgaatttttcctttttctttaatggCCCGCTCATTACTAAACGAGCTTGGCTACTATTTTGGAATTTAATCATACAATGAATTTCTTtaatgtttattaatttaacgATGATTTATGCATAtcttatgattattttattgcagGGGGCAAATCTTTGTGGACTATATTTGGTAGAAGCAAGATGATTTAGTGCAGCGAACAAGCCAACTTTGAACGAGTACTTAGAAATTTCCTGGACTTCTGTGGGAGGCCGCCCTGCAGCCATCGTCCATCCCTGTATGCAACCACCCAAAGAATGCAACTTAACTAAACATTCACTCATTAATTGCCGCAAAGATGGCTATGAGGTTATATATTGGCCATCACTAATTACTTGACTTAGCAATGATTTGGGAACTCCAAtggtgatatatatatatatttactataattatttttgtctttaccTATAGATGCATAGGCTGAGATTAAGAGAGGGGATGTCGTAAAATCTGTTCAGTGCTGTATGAATGAAGAAGGCATATATATTAGCAGAAGAAGCAAGAGACTGCATACAAGGTTTATTAAACTATTCGTGGAAAAAGCTGAATGAGATTAGAATTGCTGAAAGTAATTGGCTCCAAATACAATGGTGAAAATGTGCTTAAACATGGCAAGAACTGCACAATGCATTTATCAGTATGGAGATGGCATTGGATCATCAAATGGGGTCACTCAAGATCGCTTAGTCTCGTTGATCCTTAAGCCTATCCCAATCgaaaaataatcaagaatCCTCATTATCGTCTATGTTTTTACTTGGAATTATTTCCAAACCAATAGCTTGTCTTGTAGTTcgattatatacatatacatatatatacatacatatatattagcACAGTCGTCTACCCAATCTATTATTTGTCTTTTCAATCTGTTCCTTAAACATTGTTAACCTCATATTTCTTTAAGAAATCAACATTCATACAACCCAAATATGAAGCACATATTTTGTCgtatgaaaagaaaacattaatGCTTGAGAAAGGAGTAGATGTGCAATTTGTTTAACCTTTATTAGAAGTACAAAGTACCGTAGAAAATAAGCATGAAAGccataaagaattaaataagcatAATGAGCTAGGAAGCCACGTCCATGAATGTCATGAATTAGAAAGCCGAGATATTCAAACTTTAGACGATGAAGCGGTAGATATGTACTTACAAGATATTATGAGACTAGAAAACGAAGTTATGTGCTTATAGTGCAATAAATGGGGATTTCAAACAGATTTGTTAGTACACCATTtagtgttataatttttattcaattatattgTGTAATAATGAATTTGCATTGTCGAATCTGCATGAGAGAAGTACTCCATATAGtccttctttctcttttgcaGATGGCCATATCTTCTAAACTACAGAATCGTTGCATTCACTATATTGTGCATATGACAAatctacattttaaaatatgctGGTATCCACACTTGAGattgataatatatatatatagtcatttTCTAGTGTGGACgccctcatttttttcatgtgaaCACGCTTTTAGCCGTTCGGTTTGATATAGTCAAATTTTAATGCTATTAAACCGCATAGTTTAACAGTGTGtccgaattaaaaaaaaagtagggGCACCTACACTTGAGAATGATTATAtgtgtatacatatatacatatatacatacatacatatatatatatatatatatatatatatatatatatgcatacatACACGCACAACACACAcgtatacatacacacacacatacacacacatatatacagTCCATATCTAGTGTGGGCgcccttattttatttaacgcGAATACACTGTTAAGCCGTGTGGTTTAATAGGATACATACATAAATGTTTCgatctaatattttaaagtgcTAGAAAGTCCCAAAAAAAGGctttaaatttgttgtttatgGGTTGTAAGTTTTGAAGTCTCTTAAACTCCctggttttaaagttttctcaGATTTTTCCGTACTTTAAAATCTCATACtagattgaaattttatatatatatataaatatgtaatgaAGAAATTGACTTTATCTGTTCAACCTTGCTTGTGGTCATTGACGCAACATACCAACACCTTGTGTATTTAAATAGTTGGGGCATTCCAACtttgactttttttattaagattaaaattttaggagcTAGCTAGCTAGATTGCTGGCTACCAGCAAATCAATCCACGTACGCAGATAAATTAAACTACTAACTTGTACGTCGTAACTTTTACTTCTTAGAGGACATgagttgaaagaaaattaagcaCGTGCtgtatttagaaaaatgaccACCAATTCACCAAAGAAAGATTCGGAGAGAATTCAAATAAGGAATAAagatttttagattttagaatGATGATTGATCGAGTTATTGTCAAGCAAAATGAAGTTAGATTACGCCTTTTCCTTTCTCATTAGGTCTTTGGGGCGTTAGGTTTGGTATTTAGAAAACCAAGTCAGTCTCAACAcgatttagaataatttggaAGAAGAACAAATAgggatttaaaaattaagagcATAGTGatccttaaaagaaaaaaaaaatatctttgcGAATTTCtatcaaatgataaaaataaaatatctagaTAGTGTCCCAGGAGATAtatcattttccaatttaCAAACATCACCCTTTAAAGAACTTTTTATGACACTACAAAAACGAAAATAAGATCGGAAactaaaacaatatttatttatttatcatgaTGAGGAACTATTTAGTGTGAACAGCACACACCTTATAGTATGCAATTGCATGTGTATGATGACTTAGGAGATTTAGTGAGTGCAGTCAGACGCCTAAACAAAATCCATACTACGAGTAATTCATTAAAGAATGGGATCAATAATTAAAGGGAATATATTGTCCTTAATATTTTCCTGAAAATCAACGGTACACATCTCAAAActtttatctcaaaaaattATCCCAAATAATGTGGAATTCATCAATTGATTGGTgagtaatataattaatttacttgaaTCTTGTGAAGAGTTATCAACCACTCAATAAATGACACATtatttgggataaaaaaattcagatgcCTATCATTACTCTTTCTTAGACACCGTGTCCATCTCAAAATTGGTACATGCATTGAGCCATCTCGCCAAATTCATTGCAATCCCCATAAGCACGTCGCAAAAGTAATGTGGATTTCCACATCGATTATTGTTTATCTTCATCCATGCGTCAAtagatttttagtttttacttGTTACTCTTAGGTTTTCTTACTTAATGGAGTGGGAGTGGAAAGTGTGGGTTCTCCTCACTCGAGCATTTCCTTGCTCATCTAAGGAAGCGAGTGAGAGACCCACTCCATAAGACCTAACTATTTTTAGAGTGGGGAGTGAGATTCTTACTCCCATGGTAGGAGATAGGAGTGAGAATACACTCTcacctctttcttttttatccttCCCTTATTtactataatattattacatttattaaaataagataatattacatttacctaaaaataataaaatatttaaataatattacacATATTAAAATTGCTAGTAgtaaacttattaaaataaatactattatatttagttaaaaaagataatttacattgattctaagttaaaattattaaaaatgatattattatattcacaagaattaataatattactatatactattgtatttgaaaatataatattaatatatttatttaatgttaatagttttatgtttatttaatattaataaacaataataatgaataattattaataaacataataattatgttatttcTATGAAAATGATAATCTTATACTTTGTATCTAGAGgacttcaattaattttatctgcAATATGGGCGTTAGCGGTATTTATCATGTACTTCTAGACTGTTGAAGAATCTTTTCCATTCTTCGGCTATGTATGGAAggatagaaataaaatgaccATAATTTTGGGTATTCACCTAATCTTGTTAGGTATAGGTGCTTGTCTTCTAGTATGCAAGGCCCTTTATTTTGGGGGCATGTCTGATAccttgggggggggggggggggatgtAAGGAAAATTACCAACTTGACCCTTAGCccaattgttatttttgtttatttactaaaattctTGTTTTGGAGGAGATGGGGTGAACTGTTAGTGTGGATGATTTGGAAGATATAATTGGAGATCATATATGGTTAGGTTCCATTTGTATATTTGATGGAATCTGGTTTATCTTAACCAAGCTGTTTGCATGGGCTTGTCATGCACTTGTATGATTAGGGGAGGCTTActtgtcttattgtttaggtGCTTTATCTGTTATTGGCCATTAGTAATAATGTTTCActgtataattaataataatatttcatttgtattgctcttatcaataatttttaatttataaagttaaattaaaattaataaagattgtgatttacataattaacaatattaataattatttttaatttttataattaaaattaataataaataaaaattagtaaagcACGTAAATTTCTGTTTTGCACTTGGAAAgattgaaaagtgaaaaaagtgGGTGCGCAAAGAAATCTACTAGTTAAGAAACCTGCTGCATACATAATGTTGACGCTAATTTTTGGTCAActagaaaaatgaataaatggacGATGCAATAAATGAAGCACGAGGAATTTATGTGGCTCATCACTTGATCTACTACGTCCACAGGTGTAGAAAGAGTAATTTTCACTACTAAATAAGATTTACAATGaagttgtttttttgtttcgCTATTTGTTCATATCTCTTTATTTATCAAGAGTTCTTTATTCATAAGACAATTTAGATATCCTCAGTCCTTGATAACTCAttgttttgatcatttttatcACTTAATATAGAGTTTTATCTGATACCAACATGCTATCTCCATCATTTATCTCCTTTTTAGACTTGCATTTGGCTTCAAGAGCTTCTAAATTCCTCTACTAAGCTTAAATAAGGGGTTCTAACTATTAAATCCTAACTATTGAGCTTATTCAATTAAACTTATGTCCCATGATTGTACTCTTGTGCTATCATGCACTCCTGTACTTGTGCTCTACTGCAGTCATGTTTTTTTGACTTATCAAGTTACTGAGCCCTCACGTTATCATGTTATAGCTATGCTCTCCTATAACCATGCTCTCTTGCAGCTGTCCTTGTTTGAAATATCAAGCTTCATGCTCTTATTCTCCAACGTAGCTCTGCTTATTTGACATATTAAGCTTCCTATTGAGCTTCCATGCTCGCATgtctttttaacttttcaaatttcttgttacAACACATAAAACGTTCTTTCAACTAGGCTATAAGTAGTGGGATAATTCATTCAGTGAGTTTTAAAGTGGGACCATCAATAGGTTTTTGTAATggaattcattaaatttaacgTTAAAAAGGTTATCATGCTCGCATGTAGCTACGCTTAATTGACTTATTAAGCTTCCTACTAGGGGTATTCGCTGATCGGATTTTACAgattggacatcaatccatatccaatccacgaTTTTGtggattatgaattttcaatccaatccaatccacgaaGTGATTAAATTCagtccaaatccaatccatatgTTTGTggatcggatgcggatttgactgaatccatatccaatccatcatTTTGCAGATTGATCTGCGGATtacaaatttttcatttggtcCAATCCACGaactaataaaatgaaaaaaaaaagtaatataaaaataattttactaccaatcaaattcaaaattgaataaaatttaaataaaactaaaataatgcATTAAAGTTTTAAAGTACAACACaccgaaattaattgttcaaatgaagctaaaataataaatttaaagtttcaaaatagaatacattaaaattaattgttcgaTTAAAGTTActataatacatttaaagtatCAAATTATGAcacatcaaaaagaaaaatgtccGCTGCCAATTTGTATTTCGTACTTCAAcctgaacaaaataaacataattgaaataaataacaaatgaaataattttattgaataaaaaaattaataaatatttaccctTACTATCCCATCAAATGATATCAAGCttcatcaaatatatttttatcagCTCCCAAAATCTATGTATGTGTAAGAcaagaaaaatttcaatttaaaaaaatagaataacaaTATAAAGTCAAATAACAATCAATACACAATTAAAGTTAAGATGTAAATTTTACCTGTCTCAATATGTTCAATCTCATCTATTGCCTCATCAAAGCTTATCGGAGTTGAGTAGAGATGGCCAACGAGCCGTGCCGTGTCGGCCCAGGCCCATCAAAGGAAGCCCACGCGTGCTCGTGCTCGTGCTCGTGCTGTGCTCACTGTTCATTTCGTGCCGTGCCCACACGTGCTCGTGCTCGTGCCCACTCGTGCCGTGCCCAcacgtgccgtgccgtgcctaGGAAAAATAGCCCACtaagtgtttttatttttttgtttttttaagaGCGTATGCCAAGTTattgtcttatttttttcaagcttatgtatttttttttggatccatatgcctttattttaatttaatagaataaaaaattcaaaacttaagtCCATATTCgataataatacattaataataataagagaatgtAATATTAGTTGCTAAGTTTGACTTTATGGtattagaattcttttttagcacttaacaataacaataataataatttttttttagggttaacttaattgttaacttagAATTACGTAGAGTCATATAtcatagtttataataatattgatacatatttataaaatcattatgtttataattttatttattgaaatcatgttatcaattatttatttaataaattataaacataaatcaattataatatttttgaaactaagaattaaataaatttaaaaaacttgagccaataaaagatattaaaagattcaatttcaagttatttataaaatcataaaa
This window of the Citrus sinensis cultivar Valencia sweet orange chromosome 8, DVS_A1.0, whole genome shotgun sequence genome carries:
- the LOC127899191 gene encoding probable terpene synthase 9; amino-acid sequence: MKIKLASVTYTSSVVSVHACKILFSPSVAARGKNGQSRLNRIIASNISAKPPQVNQRRSANYHPSIWSPELIESFTTDYKYDLYAGRLEKLKQEVKKLFSSTKGSYDRLKLIDSLQRLGVAYHFEQEIEEAINLLTKDVSTLKDLNETALSFRLLREHGHSISTDVFDKFRNADGKFSESLEGDITGLLSLYEASFLGSVQEDVLEEAKSFSTKHLNDYLSGKLETNFLTEKLQQSLDIPLYWRMQRNEAQNFIDLYPTDDPKNLALLLELAKLDFNLVQSIHQKELKELARWWRELGFKETLSFSRDRLMENYLWAMGIVFEPQFNKCRIELTKFVCILTAIDDMYDIYGSLNELELFTDAVKRWNIGAMEKLPYYMQICYLAMFNFGNDLAYDVLKNHGLNLLSYIKNEWANLCGSYLVEARWFSGGHKPTLNEYLENAWTSVAGPAAIVHACLLPPKECKLTKHSLINCLKDGYEVIYWSSQITRLSNDLGTSKVEIKRGDVVKSVQCCMNEKGISTEEARDRIQGLLNYSWKKLNENRIAKSNCLPNTLMKMCLNMARTAQCIYQHGDGIGSSNGVTKDRLVSLILKPIPIEQ